The following coding sequences are from one Candidatus Effluviviaceae Genus V sp. window:
- a CDS encoding valine--tRNA ligase, whose translation MKLPKKYKPQEAEPRWQQVWEDRGLFRFDRASDRPIYSIDTPPPTVSGNIHIGHVFSYVQAEVIARFWRMRGMNVYYPFGFDDNGLPSERLVEKEKGVKATEVGREKFVAMCLELTKAYEEEFRVFWKRLGLSVDWEEHYSTIDPTSQRISQRSFIDLYRKGKVYRREAPTLWCPECHTAIAQAEVEDAEHDSVFYDVAFTHDGEDLVISTTRPELLPACVAMFAHPEDERYGHLMGKRATVPIFGHEVPILADEKADPEKGTGLVMCCTFGDTTDIAWWQEHELGTRIVFDDQGRMNELAPGYEDLSIRAARKRIVADLEERGSLKGSRPIQHTVNVHERCGTGIEFSVASQWFIRILDIKDEIIAAGDKVDWCPDYMKVRFRNWVENLRWDWCISRQRYYGVPFPVWTCRDCGEVVLAEDDELPVDPTTTWARVGKCPSCGSVELEPERDIMDTWMTSSCTPFLNVKWGEEDSRVDRFTKEVDGTEFLMDLRPQAHDIIRTWAYYTIVKSVLNEGKVPWRTAMISGHVLRPDRAKLSKSKGGGGHAPSEVIEQRSADATRYWSCSSKLGVDTMMADEAFDAGKRLTVKLWNASKFAIQRLEDYDPEAERGPAVIDRWLLARLKRTVERATASFEECEYHAAVEAVEAFFWHDLCDNYIEIAKKRLYGDEGYDEPGRRGAQHALYTGLLAVLKMIAPVMPHVTEEIHSLFFAEKEGVESIHISDWPDAPAEWDDPDAERAGSVALAVIEGMRKVKSTHKVSVATPVSTLTVACDDATWEMLEPMQPELIAVSNAERLERVSEPGDGFVTTDIEGVMVRAQLVLDED comes from the coding sequence ATGAAGCTGCCGAAGAAATACAAGCCGCAGGAGGCCGAGCCCAGATGGCAGCAGGTCTGGGAGGACCGCGGCCTCTTCCGGTTCGACCGAGCATCCGACCGACCGATCTACAGCATCGACACACCGCCGCCGACGGTCTCGGGGAACATCCACATCGGCCACGTGTTCAGCTACGTGCAGGCCGAGGTCATCGCCCGTTTCTGGCGGATGCGTGGGATGAACGTCTACTACCCGTTCGGCTTCGACGACAACGGCCTCCCCAGCGAGCGGCTCGTCGAGAAGGAGAAGGGCGTCAAGGCGACCGAGGTCGGTCGGGAGAAGTTCGTCGCGATGTGCCTCGAACTCACAAAGGCCTACGAGGAGGAGTTCCGGGTCTTCTGGAAGCGGCTCGGCCTCTCGGTCGACTGGGAGGAGCACTACTCGACGATCGACCCGACGTCGCAGCGGATCTCGCAGCGCTCCTTCATCGACCTCTACCGCAAGGGGAAGGTCTACCGCAGGGAGGCGCCGACGCTGTGGTGTCCCGAGTGCCACACGGCGATCGCTCAGGCCGAGGTCGAGGACGCCGAGCACGACTCCGTCTTCTACGACGTCGCGTTCACGCACGACGGCGAGGACCTCGTGATCTCCACGACGCGGCCGGAGCTTCTCCCGGCGTGCGTCGCCATGTTCGCGCATCCTGAGGACGAGCGGTACGGCCATCTCATGGGGAAGAGGGCGACCGTGCCGATCTTCGGACACGAGGTGCCTATCCTGGCCGACGAGAAGGCCGATCCGGAGAAGGGGACCGGTCTCGTGATGTGTTGCACGTTCGGCGACACGACCGACATCGCCTGGTGGCAGGAACATGAACTGGGCACGCGGATCGTCTTCGACGACCAGGGCCGGATGAACGAACTCGCCCCGGGATACGAAGACCTCTCCATCAGGGCGGCGAGGAAGCGCATCGTCGCCGACCTTGAGGAGCGCGGTTCCCTCAAGGGCAGCCGCCCGATACAGCACACCGTCAACGTTCACGAACGGTGCGGGACCGGCATCGAGTTCTCGGTGGCGTCCCAGTGGTTCATCCGCATACTCGACATCAAGGACGAGATCATCGCCGCCGGCGACAAGGTCGACTGGTGTCCGGACTACATGAAGGTCCGATTCAGGAACTGGGTCGAGAACCTCCGCTGGGACTGGTGTATCTCCCGGCAACGCTACTACGGCGTCCCGTTCCCGGTCTGGACGTGCAGGGACTGCGGCGAGGTCGTGCTGGCCGAGGACGACGAGCTTCCGGTCGATCCGACGACGACGTGGGCGAGGGTCGGGAAGTGCCCGTCGTGCGGGTCGGTCGAGCTCGAGCCGGAGCGCGACATCATGGACACGTGGATGACGTCGTCGTGCACACCGTTCCTCAACGTGAAGTGGGGCGAGGAGGACTCTCGCGTGGACCGGTTCACGAAGGAGGTCGACGGCACCGAGTTCCTGATGGACCTGAGGCCTCAGGCGCACGACATCATCCGGACGTGGGCCTACTACACCATCGTCAAGAGCGTGCTGAACGAGGGCAAGGTCCCCTGGCGGACGGCGATGATCTCCGGGCACGTCCTGAGGCCCGACCGGGCCAAGCTCTCGAAGTCGAAGGGCGGCGGGGGACACGCGCCGAGCGAGGTCATCGAGCAGCGTTCCGCCGACGCGACGCGCTACTGGTCGTGTTCAAGCAAGCTCGGCGTCGACACCATGATGGCCGACGAGGCGTTCGACGCCGGGAAGAGACTGACCGTGAAGCTCTGGAACGCGTCGAAGTTCGCCATACAGAGACTCGAGGACTACGACCCGGAGGCCGAACGCGGGCCGGCGGTCATCGACCGGTGGCTCCTCGCGAGGTTGAAGCGGACGGTCGAGCGCGCGACGGCGAGCTTCGAGGAGTGCGAGTATCACGCGGCCGTCGAGGCGGTCGAGGCGTTCTTCTGGCACGACCTCTGTGACAACTACATCGAGATCGCCAAGAAGCGCCTGTACGGCGACGAGGGCTACGACGAGCCCGGCCGCCGCGGGGCCCAGCATGCGCTCTACACGGGGCTCCTGGCCGTTCTCAAGATGATCGCGCCGGTGATGCCGCACGTCACCGAGGAGATCCACTCGCTCTTCTTCGCCGAGAAGGAGGGCGTCGAGTCGATCCACATCTCGGACTGGCCCGACGCGCCGGCCGAGTGGGACGACCCCGACGCCGAGCGGGCCGGCTCGGTCGCCCTGGCCGTCATCGAGGGCATGCGGAAGGTCAAGTCGACCCACAAGGTGTCGGTCGCGACCCCCGTCTCGACGCTCACGGTCGCGTGCGACGACGCAACGTGGGAGATGCTCGAGCCGATGCAGCCTGAGCTCATCGCCGTCTCGAACGCGGAGCGTCTCGAGCGCGTCAGCGAGCCGGGCGATGGGTTCGTGACGACCGACATCGAAGGTGTTATGGTGCGCGCGCAGCTGGTGCTCGACGAGGATTGA
- the groL gene encoding chaperonin GroEL, with the protein MPAKELLFGEEARHAVLRGVEQLSKAVKVTLGPKGRNVVLDRKWGGPRITKDGVTVAKEVDLDDRFENMGAQMVREVASKTSDVAGDGTTTATVLAEAVFREGLKSVTAGANPMYVKRGIEKATSAVVKELGGMSRKVRDRSEILSVAKISANNDQTIGELIADAMDKVGRDGTITIEEAKSIETTLEVVEGMQFDRGYISPYFVTDAQSMEAVFEDAYILIFEDKLSNMKDFVPLLEKVAQSGRPFVVIAENVEGEALATLVVNKLRGVLPCVAVKAPGYGDRRKAMLEDIAALTGGTFVAKDLGLKLEGLQLTDLGRAKRVIITKDDTTIVEGAGKKKDIEGRIAQIRHQIEETTSDYDREKLEERLAKLAGGVAVLKIGAATELEMKEKKARVDDALHATRAAAEEGIVPGGGVALVRSVKALDKLKAETTDEQMGIDIVRRALESPMRQIAQNAGYEGSLIVQRILKERKKSFGFNAESGEYVDMLDAGVIDPTKVTRVALQNATSIASLLLTTESLVTEIPEEEPPPAPPGAGMGGMGGMGGMGGMM; encoded by the coding sequence ATGCCTGCGAAGGAACTTCTCTTCGGAGAGGAAGCGCGCCACGCGGTGCTCCGCGGCGTGGAGCAGCTTTCGAAGGCCGTCAAGGTGACCCTCGGCCCCAAGGGCAGGAACGTCGTGCTCGACCGGAAGTGGGGCGGGCCCAGGATCACGAAGGACGGTGTCACGGTTGCCAAGGAGGTCGATCTCGACGACCGCTTCGAGAACATGGGCGCACAGATGGTCCGCGAGGTCGCCTCGAAGACGTCGGACGTCGCCGGCGACGGCACGACCACCGCGACCGTGCTCGCAGAGGCCGTCTTCCGCGAGGGCCTGAAGAGCGTGACCGCGGGCGCGAACCCGATGTACGTCAAGCGCGGCATCGAGAAGGCGACGAGCGCCGTCGTCAAGGAACTCGGCGGCATGTCGCGCAAGGTGCGCGACCGCAGCGAGATCCTGAGCGTCGCGAAGATCTCGGCCAACAACGACCAGACCATCGGCGAGCTGATCGCCGACGCGATGGACAAGGTCGGGCGCGACGGCACGATCACCATCGAGGAAGCCAAGAGCATCGAGACGACTCTCGAGGTCGTCGAGGGCATGCAGTTCGACCGCGGCTATATCTCGCCCTACTTCGTCACGGACGCGCAGAGCATGGAGGCCGTGTTCGAGGACGCCTACATCCTCATCTTCGAGGACAAGCTCTCGAACATGAAGGACTTCGTTCCGCTCCTCGAGAAGGTCGCGCAGTCCGGCAGACCGTTCGTCGTCATCGCCGAGAACGTCGAGGGCGAGGCGCTCGCGACGCTTGTCGTCAACAAGCTGCGCGGGGTGCTGCCGTGCGTGGCCGTCAAGGCGCCGGGCTACGGCGATCGCAGGAAGGCCATGCTGGAGGACATCGCGGCCCTGACCGGCGGCACCTTCGTCGCCAAGGACCTCGGGCTCAAACTCGAGGGTCTGCAGCTCACCGACCTCGGCCGCGCCAAGCGCGTCATCATCACTAAGGACGACACGACGATCGTCGAGGGCGCGGGCAAGAAGAAGGACATCGAAGGGCGCATCGCGCAGATCAGGCACCAGATCGAGGAGACGACGTCCGACTACGATCGGGAGAAGCTCGAGGAGCGTCTCGCGAAGCTGGCGGGCGGCGTCGCCGTCCTGAAGATCGGCGCGGCGACCGAGCTCGAGATGAAGGAGAAGAAGGCGCGCGTCGACGACGCGCTGCACGCGACCCGCGCGGCCGCCGAGGAAGGCATCGTGCCGGGCGGCGGCGTCGCGCTCGTGAGGTCCGTCAAGGCCCTCGACAAGCTCAAGGCCGAGACGACGGACGAGCAGATGGGAATCGACATCGTCCGCCGCGCGCTCGAGTCGCCGATGCGTCAGATCGCGCAGAACGCCGGCTACGAGGGTTCGCTCATCGTTCAGAGGATCCTCAAGGAGCGGAAGAAGTCGTTCGGGTTCAACGCCGAGTCGGGCGAGTACGTCGACATGCTGGACGCCGGTGTGATCGACCCGACGAAGGTGACGCGGGTTGCGCTCCAGAACGCGACCTCGATCGCGTCGCTGCTTCTGACCACCGAGTCGCTCGTGACCGAGATCCCCGAGGAGGAGCCGCCGCCGGCGCCTCCGGGAGCCGGCATGGGCGGCATGGGCGGTATGGGCGGTATGGGCGGTATGATGTAG
- the bamA gene encoding outer membrane protein assembly factor BamA produces MLRESSSTSPLSRALRFLLILLVSLAALEAAAAPIDPSLVKRRRERRRRLGPLVEELRIAGNETFDRDTLLEYMETVESGLFGGVHYDYGTLTGDLDNLERFYAVQGFLGASAVLEDVELSADSLRVRLLIGIYEGPRWRITDIAFEGNEVLPDSLLRASTELERDDPLLSRALDRDWRSILDEYARRSYLDARVEQKIERDDTEHAAQVTYEIVERHRAFIDSILLRGNDRTRDYVVRREIIPRPGDPFDPDETGRTQAELYETGLFHAVWVEPDPADTGLVKKDLIVGVRERPAGALDLSMGYAAVDGIEVGGQIENRNLQGQATRLRLEAEYSEPSRHGRVSVADPWFLGFPVSGELSFMYERNDEGTYVAENFGGSFFLTKALTPAVTVEGGYTYERTIVFDVTETLENVGESYTTDVLLAATYDSRDDVLNAKRGAFARTAVDIASSRLGGTNDYLRTDVTLSGYKEWTHDRVIAGSFTVGWIGPLGSDFEVPASELYLAGGVGSVRGFDRNSLGPEGEGGDAVGGRALMVSRAEVRFPIAGPVTGALFGDAGQVYEHLQSVRLDELAVGAGLGVRYDSPFALFRLDFASPVTDDFRVAWYLGIGQAF; encoded by the coding sequence ATGCTGCGCGAATCAAGCTCCACATCCCCATTGAGTAGGGCGCTGCGTTTCCTGCTCATCCTGCTGGTGTCGCTTGCGGCCCTCGAGGCGGCCGCGGCGCCGATCGACCCCTCGCTGGTGAAGCGGCGGCGGGAGCGGAGGCGACGCCTGGGTCCGCTCGTCGAGGAGTTGAGGATCGCGGGCAACGAGACCTTCGACCGCGATACCCTCCTCGAGTACATGGAGACCGTCGAGAGCGGGCTCTTCGGCGGCGTCCACTACGACTACGGGACCCTGACCGGGGACCTCGACAACCTCGAACGCTTCTACGCCGTGCAGGGCTTCCTCGGCGCGTCGGCCGTGCTCGAGGACGTCGAGCTCTCGGCCGACTCGCTCCGCGTCCGTCTGCTGATCGGCATCTACGAGGGGCCGCGCTGGCGCATCACCGACATCGCGTTCGAGGGGAACGAGGTGCTTCCTGATTCGCTCCTGCGCGCATCCACGGAGCTCGAGAGGGACGATCCGCTGCTGTCGCGAGCGCTCGACAGGGACTGGCGCTCCATTCTCGACGAGTACGCGCGCAGATCGTACCTGGACGCCAGGGTCGAGCAGAAGATCGAACGCGACGACACGGAGCACGCGGCTCAGGTCACGTACGAGATCGTCGAACGCCACCGCGCCTTCATCGACTCCATCCTGCTCCGCGGGAACGACCGCACCCGCGACTACGTCGTCCGCCGCGAGATCATCCCCCGGCCGGGCGACCCCTTCGATCCGGACGAGACGGGGAGGACACAGGCGGAGCTCTACGAGACGGGGCTCTTCCACGCCGTGTGGGTCGAGCCCGACCCGGCCGACACCGGGCTCGTCAAGAAGGACCTGATCGTCGGCGTCCGCGAGCGGCCGGCCGGCGCGCTCGACCTCTCGATGGGCTATGCCGCCGTCGACGGCATCGAGGTCGGGGGACAGATCGAGAATCGGAACCTGCAGGGACAGGCGACACGTCTGAGGCTCGAGGCCGAGTACAGTGAGCCCTCGAGGCACGGGAGGGTCTCGGTCGCCGATCCGTGGTTCCTGGGTTTCCCCGTGTCGGGCGAGTTGTCGTTCATGTACGAACGGAACGACGAGGGGACCTACGTGGCGGAGAACTTCGGAGGGAGCTTCTTTCTGACGAAGGCGTTGACGCCGGCTGTCACGGTCGAGGGGGGGTACACGTACGAACGCACGATCGTCTTCGACGTGACGGAGACGCTCGAGAACGTCGGCGAGAGCTACACCACCGACGTGCTGCTGGCTGCGACGTACGATTCACGGGACGATGTCCTCAACGCGAAGCGAGGCGCGTTCGCCCGAACGGCCGTCGACATCGCGAGCAGCCGCCTGGGCGGCACCAACGACTACCTCAGGACCGACGTGACGCTGAGCGGATACAAGGAGTGGACGCACGATCGCGTCATCGCCGGCTCGTTCACCGTGGGATGGATCGGGCCGCTGGGTTCGGACTTCGAGGTTCCGGCCAGCGAGCTCTATCTTGCCGGCGGCGTCGGGAGCGTCCGCGGGTTTGACAGGAACTCGCTCGGACCGGAGGGCGAGGGCGGAGACGCGGTCGGCGGCCGCGCACTCATGGTGTCACGCGCAGAGGTCCGCTTCCCGATCGCCGGTCCGGTGACCGGTGCGCTCTTCGGTGACGCCGGTCAGGTGTACGAACATCTGCAGTCGGTTCGTCTGGACGAGTTGGCCGTCGGAGCAGGCCTCGGGGTCCGGTACGATTCCCCGTTCGCGCTCTTCCGTCTCGACTTCGCCTCACCGGTCACGGACGACTTCCGCGTGGCCTGGTACCTGGGCATCGGCCAGGCCTTCTAG
- a CDS encoding DUF1957 domain-containing protein — MEKGYLSLVLHAHLPYVRHPEYRSFLEEDWLFEAITETYVPLIQAFQRLSDEDVDFHLTLSLSPPLVSMLQDPLLQERYLGHIDRLIELTGREVDRCRKDPPLKRLAEMYHESFLACRRTFADEYGLDLVRAFRAFRDAGSLELTTCGATHGYLPLMQEHPAAVRAQVEIAARHHEQSLGRRPRGIWLPECGYFQGVDEYLREAGIRFTFVDSHGLLHAVPRPRYGTYSPVISPAGVAVFGRDLESSKQVWSAEEGYPGHPAYRDFYKDYAYELDYDYIRPYLGEDGRRKMLGLKYYRITGKTDDKELYDPDEARLLADEHAGNFMFNRERQVEYLEGVLGKRPIIVAPYDAELFGHWWYEGPMWIESLLRKIDQVRGPVRTATPVDYLQSEGPFQTGRLYHSSWGHKGYSEVWLNGANDYIYQHLHRAAERMTRLAKLYPNAEGLRLRALNQAARELLLAQASDWAFIMKTGTMVEYAHKRTRDHVSRFTRIADAVESNAVDETWLGEIERRDNIFPEIDYRIYADDRPPGSA, encoded by the coding sequence ATGGAAAAGGGCTACCTGAGTCTCGTTCTGCACGCGCACCTTCCGTACGTGCGCCATCCGGAGTACCGGAGCTTCCTTGAGGAGGACTGGCTCTTCGAGGCGATCACGGAGACCTATGTCCCGCTGATCCAGGCGTTCCAGCGACTCTCCGACGAGGACGTCGACTTCCATCTGACGCTGTCTCTGAGTCCGCCTCTCGTCTCGATGCTCCAGGACCCGCTCCTTCAGGAGCGGTACCTCGGTCACATCGACCGGCTGATCGAGCTCACGGGCCGTGAGGTCGACCGGTGCCGGAAGGACCCGCCTCTCAAAAGGCTGGCCGAGATGTACCACGAGAGCTTCCTCGCGTGCCGCCGGACGTTCGCCGATGAGTACGGTCTCGATCTCGTGCGCGCCTTCCGTGCGTTCCGCGATGCCGGGAGTCTCGAGCTGACGACCTGCGGGGCGACCCACGGGTACCTTCCGCTCATGCAGGAGCACCCGGCCGCGGTTCGTGCTCAGGTCGAGATAGCCGCCAGGCATCACGAACAGTCGCTGGGCAGGAGGCCGCGGGGGATCTGGTTGCCGGAGTGCGGCTACTTCCAGGGTGTCGACGAGTATCTCCGCGAGGCCGGGATCCGGTTCACGTTCGTCGACAGTCACGGGCTGCTCCACGCCGTGCCGAGACCGCGGTACGGCACGTACTCGCCGGTCATCTCGCCCGCCGGGGTCGCCGTGTTCGGACGCGATCTCGAGTCGTCGAAACAGGTCTGGAGCGCCGAAGAGGGTTATCCGGGGCATCCCGCGTACCGGGACTTCTACAAGGACTACGCGTACGAGCTGGACTACGACTACATCCGTCCCTATCTGGGCGAGGACGGCCGGCGGAAGATGCTGGGTCTCAAGTACTACAGGATCACGGGGAAGACCGACGACAAGGAGCTCTACGACCCGGACGAGGCGCGCCTGCTCGCCGACGAGCACGCGGGGAACTTCATGTTCAACCGCGAGCGCCAGGTCGAGTACCTCGAGGGCGTTCTCGGCAAGCGCCCCATCATCGTGGCTCCATACGACGCTGAGCTCTTCGGGCACTGGTGGTACGAGGGACCGATGTGGATCGAGTCGCTTCTCCGGAAGATCGACCAGGTTCGCGGTCCCGTCCGAACTGCGACGCCCGTCGACTACCTCCAGAGCGAGGGGCCGTTCCAGACGGGACGGTTGTATCACTCCAGCTGGGGGCACAAGGGCTACAGCGAGGTCTGGCTCAACGGCGCGAACGACTACATCTACCAGCACCTTCACCGGGCCGCCGAGCGCATGACCCGTCTTGCGAAGCTCTATCCGAACGCCGAGGGTCTGAGGCTCCGTGCGCTCAACCAGGCCGCGCGGGAGCTGCTGCTCGCGCAGGCGAGCGACTGGGCCTTCATCATGAAGACCGGCACGATGGTCGAATACGCCCACAAGCGGACGCGCGATCACGTCTCGAGGTTCACGCGGATCGCCGACGCCGTTGAGTCGAACGCTGTCGACGAGACGTGGCTCGGCGAGATCGAGCGGCGCGACAACATCTTCCCGGAAATCGACTACCGCATCTACGCCGACGACCGACCGCCCGGGAGCGCCTGA
- a CDS encoding DUF4912 domain-containing protein encodes MKKNELTKKTVAELREMAGRLGLTGISRLRKADLIAVIMNAAKKGSRAKPSATKRKGAGGASSRVVRKSDAKRAAPKKTGRTSRTKKRTGKTAAKKPSGSSSLSPRTSKAFAAFRERGDQRVRASKYYLAPHETPELDSDFEFPATYGQNRIALMVRDPYWLFSYWEFRPDLEAELVERLGRETVENSRLILRVYDVTGTDPESADGWHDIEVAGGARNWYINVMRVEREYCVDIGLLTPDGEFILIARSNRVSLPPVGPSDVVDEEWVVVEALDELYRDTGPGGPTSGSGGWGSGGLRD; translated from the coding sequence TTGAAGAAGAACGAGCTGACGAAGAAGACGGTGGCCGAGCTTCGCGAGATGGCCGGACGTCTGGGCCTCACTGGCATCTCGAGGCTCAGGAAGGCCGATCTCATCGCGGTCATCATGAACGCGGCGAAGAAGGGCTCGAGGGCGAAGCCGTCCGCGACGAAGCGGAAGGGCGCCGGCGGCGCCTCGTCACGCGTGGTCAGAAAGTCGGACGCGAAGCGCGCCGCGCCGAAGAAGACCGGCAGGACGTCGCGGACGAAGAAGCGCACCGGCAAGACGGCCGCGAAGAAGCCGTCCGGCAGCTCCTCGCTGTCGCCGCGGACCTCGAAAGCGTTCGCTGCGTTCAGGGAGCGAGGCGACCAGCGCGTCCGCGCGAGCAAGTACTACCTCGCGCCCCACGAGACGCCGGAGCTCGATTCCGACTTCGAGTTCCCTGCCACCTATGGTCAGAACCGCATCGCCCTGATGGTCAGGGATCCCTACTGGCTGTTCTCCTACTGGGAGTTCAGACCCGACCTCGAGGCTGAGCTGGTCGAGCGGCTCGGACGGGAGACAGTCGAGAACAGCAGGCTCATTCTCCGCGTCTACGACGTGACCGGGACCGATCCGGAGAGCGCCGACGGCTGGCATGACATCGAGGTCGCCGGAGGGGCTCGGAACTGGTACATCAACGTCATGCGGGTCGAGCGCGAGTACTGCGTCGACATCGGGCTTCTGACACCCGACGGTGAGTTCATCCTGATCGCCCGTTCCAACCGCGTGTCGCTGCCTCCGGTGGGGCCGTCCGATGTCGTCGACGAGGAATGGGTCGTCGTCGAGGCGCTCGACGAACTCTACCGAGACACCGGTCCCGGCGGTCCCACCTCGGGATCCGGCGGATGGGGTTCAGGCGGGCTCAGGGACTGA
- a CDS encoding radical SAM protein, giving the protein MARRPGFQKLFSTGILERRARAAEASLSACRLCPRTCGADRASDEAGACGATGELRIYRHMPHHGEEPPISGTRGSGTVFFSNCTMSCVYCQNERMSRRGEGSARSAEELARMLEELADAGCHNWNFVSPTQYLPWILRALVELAGRDVALPVVWNTSGYECSSTLELLEGIVDVYLSDIRYGVPGPDARLSGVSDYVPVSREALIEMREQVGPLVLDDEGTALRGLVVRHLVIPNGLSGTREALRFVAERLGRDTAVSLMSQYYPVGEAVGDEEVGRRITRGEWRDAVDTLESLGLDNGWVQEFHGELYPAAGSRIEPD; this is encoded by the coding sequence ATGGCCCGAAGACCCGGCTTCCAGAAGCTCTTCTCAACCGGCATCCTCGAGCGGCGGGCCCGGGCGGCTGAGGCTTCGCTCAGCGCGTGCCGGCTCTGTCCCAGGACGTGCGGGGCCGACCGGGCGTCAGATGAGGCAGGCGCCTGCGGGGCGACCGGGGAGCTCAGGATCTACCGGCACATGCCGCACCACGGTGAGGAGCCGCCGATCTCGGGTACGCGGGGGAGCGGAACCGTCTTCTTCTCCAACTGCACGATGTCGTGCGTCTACTGTCAAAACGAACGCATGAGCAGGAGAGGAGAGGGGTCGGCCCGGTCCGCGGAGGAGCTGGCGCGCATGCTCGAGGAGCTGGCGGACGCGGGGTGCCACAACTGGAACTTCGTCTCGCCGACGCAGTATCTCCCCTGGATCCTCCGCGCGCTCGTGGAGCTGGCCGGACGGGATGTCGCGCTCCCCGTGGTCTGGAACACGTCGGGTTACGAGTGTTCCTCGACCCTCGAGCTCCTGGAGGGGATCGTGGACGTCTATCTCTCGGACATTCGCTACGGCGTGCCGGGGCCGGACGCGCGTCTCTCGGGCGTCTCCGACTACGTCCCGGTCTCGCGGGAGGCCCTGATCGAGATGCGGGAACAGGTGGGTCCGCTGGTGCTCGACGACGAGGGAACGGCCTTGCGAGGGCTCGTCGTCCGCCATCTCGTGATCCCGAACGGGCTATCAGGCACACGCGAGGCGTTGCGCTTCGTCGCCGAGAGGCTCGGACGGGACACCGCCGTCAGCCTGATGTCTCAGTACTATCCGGTTGGAGAGGCGGTCGGCGACGAGGAGGTCGGCCGGCGCATCACGCGCGGGGAGTGGCGTGACGCCGTCGACACCCTCGAGAGCCTCGGGCTCGACAACGGGTGGGTCCAGGAGTTCCACGGTGAGCTCTACCCGGCCGCCGGGAGCAGGATAGAGCCCGACTGA